The Cygnus olor isolate bCygOlo1 chromosome 13, bCygOlo1.pri.v2, whole genome shotgun sequence DNA segment AGCTGGGCTTTGTTTCTGTTCCAAAAGCCAcatctgctgctggaggtgccgagaggagcagccccgcagggaCTGCGGCACTGCGTTTCCCAGCGGCCACCGGCCTGGGCTGACCCACCGGGATTAGGGAGACTGCAAGGAGTAAATCGTGTAAATCCAGATTAGATTTAAGCAGCTGCTACGCAGAGGAGATGCGAGCAGGAGCCGTGCAGGAGAGCAAGCAGGTGAGAGGCTGAATCACACCCCTGAGATGCAAGAAGGTGCGGGCGGCCACAGGCAGGGGGACAAAGCCACACCGGGCTGCTCGTCCTGCAGGTGCCAAAGAGAGGCCGACCCCTcggcgggggctgcagggcatgTTCCAGCTCTTCTCCCACTGCTGGTCCTGGCTGCAGGCCATACAGGAGCCCATCAGGTAAATCCGTGCACCCGCTCCAGGGGCTCTCCGGAGAGCTCAGCGCTCGTGTGCGCATTTATCAGGGAGGGCGCCGGCACCGTGGCACTGCGCGAGAGGTCCCCGAGCTGCAGGGCAAGGCGAAACCGAGCTGCCTGCGTGTGTCGTGAGGCCAGGCCTAATTCCCTCGGGGAGGAGCCGGGCGGGCAGGCGGTGCGGGCAGTAAGGGGGTTTATGGTCTGTCCAGCGACGGTGCGGTGCGGCTCCGTAATGCCGGAGGTGGAGCTCGCTGCCCACGCAGACTCCTGTGTATATTTATGGAAAAGATACTGAAATGACTAATGTTGTTGACATGTAAGGCAAAGGGAAATTGCTCTGCTCGTGGCTCAGACGGAGCGTGTCACTGGGGAGCAAACATGACTGTTGAGGAACAGGAAAAACCTCCTGGGTCCAGGCAGAAGCTCATAAAACCTCCTtgctatttttctgtgtattgcCCTAATGCACTAACGCGGAAGAGTACTAAGAAAAGTCACTAACTGCTTCCATACAAGTACCAGCCTTTCCAGCCTGTGCATACTATTGCTTAATCCCATAGGGTCCGAGAGGAAACGGTGGTCGTAGAAAGCACACGGAGGGCTCCTGCGGTGCCAGGGTGGCTCCAGGTGCCCGCGCACACCTGAGGGCCGTGCTGacagctctgcccctgctctctCCCCAGGCACCAGGGACCATCCCTCCCCTCTCCGCCATCCCAGGCGAAAGCCCATGTCACTGtcctgcccctctcccagcCGAAatagagctgctgcaggcagccccttGCCCAGGGGCACCACTATTCCCTGAGGACGGTGGCTCAGACAGAGCCATGTGGGGCACAGCGTGCCTGCGGGCTGCTCACCCCTTGTTGTTGCCCCCCAGGAAGGTGACCCTCCTCGTCGTGGGGCTGGACAACGCGGGGAAGAGCTCTGTCATCATGGACATAGGGAGAGGTGAGGAAGGTGACTTCTGCTGGGGGGTCCCACAAGGAgcgtggcggggggggggggggcatgctCCCTCACACCCAGTGTGCCTGCGGGCTGCGGCGGGTGATACAGTCCCCAGGATCCCAGCAGGATCACTGCCGGGGGCTCTGCCCCACAAATCTCTCATGGCTGGGCTATACCGGTCTTGCACCAGCGAGGAAAACTGggctttgaaatacagaagtgaAGCTGCTGGCCTGGGGCACGGGGTGCTGGCTGTGCTCTGGGTATCCTTGCGAgtgggagcagggatggggccCGGGGAAGAGGATGAGTGTGGTGGGGATGCTCCCGCATCTggcctcttccctctccccacacaGCCCTGGCCTGCGAGGTGCTGCCCACGGCACAGCCCGGCCAGACCCGCCTGCGGGTGGACAGGTTCGAGGTGACGCTGGTGGACCTGCCCGGGGGCCAGCGCTTCGCCCTGGCGCAGCCACTACGGCACGGCCCACGGGCTCCTCTTCGTGCTGGACTCCAGTGACCTGGCGCGGATGGAGGAGGCCCGCAAGGCTCTGAGCCGCGTCCTGAGTCACCCTGATGTCTCTGGAAAGCCCCTCTTACTGTAAGGCTGAGTCTGCCGGCTGTGATCCGCGGGGTTTGGGGTTGGGGCGAGCAGTGGGAGCCTATggctggggctgcgggcagTGCAGCAAGGCTGCCGTGGGGACGTGGTACCCAGCGGGTGCCAGCACATGGGGACCCCTGCAGTGCGGGGTGCTGAGAGCACCTGGAGAGGGGCTCCGGCATCGGGCACGGCTCGGGGCAATGCTTCACCTAACCACAGCCAAACTGGCAGAAAGCAGCCGGTCTTCCCCATACGGTACAGCGGGGTGCCTGGGGTGaccccctgccctctccccatGCCCCAGGCTGGCGAACAAGCAGGACGTGGCGGCCGCCCTGCTGCCCTGCGAGCTGATTGAGCGCCTGGCGCTGGAGCGGCTGGTCAACGAGAACCGCTCGCCCTGCCGCATCGTGAGTTGCAGGCGGGCTGCCCGACCCTGCTCCCCTTGCCAGGCACCGGGGGGTCGCGGGGCTgaccgagccccccccccatccccaggaGCCGTGTGCggccgccggcccggcccgcagcACCCTGCAGGGGCTGCGCTGGCTCCTGCGTGCCGCTGCCGAGCGGtccccgctgctccctgccacccgCTCCCGATGGCCGACCCCAGCCCCCGGACAGCCCGCGGCCGCCTGCCCGCCCGCAGGTGGGTGTGCGGCTCCCTCTGTGCCATTCCCTCACCCGCACGGGGCTCGCCCCCACCCGGCTGTGTTCTCGCCCCACCAGGAACCCCCCGGCCCGAGGGAGGACGACCAGGACGGCGTGGGGAAGATGGGGGAGCACCGGGCCACCCgccacctcctcccccaggTGAGAGCCCCCCGGCCACAGCAGGAGTGGGCCGGGCTGGAGGGGGCTGCCATcgccttcccccctcccctcctctccttgccCAGGAGGAGAGCGCAAAGGGTCccggaggaggaagaggaaggtgaagGTGAGGAAGAAGGGCCCGGGGCAGCCGAGCCTGGCCGAGGAACCGGACAGAGCAGGAGGGGGGGTGACAGCCgagccagctctgctgtggggctgctggcccCCAACAGGGTCGGGCAGGAGGAGCCTCTGCCCCCCGGATGGCTGCCCCCCACCCAGGTGAGAGGGGGCTGTGAGGGCTGCTGGCAAGGGCACATCGGGATCCTCAGAGCTACCCCAAGAGGCGGTTTGGGGACCCAGAAACGTGGTGGTGCACTGGAGCACCAGTCCCTGTGGTCTCCCTTAGCTTTGCTTGCAGATCAGCTGAGCGCAGAGCGGGGTTGCAGGAGTCTGGCCGGAAAGAGAGAGACATCCCTGGGCATCTCAGCAGGAGGACTGCGGATCCACCAGCAGCAGTCCTCTCGGCTGGTTTGGTGACAGAGGCATCCTTGCCCAAATGTGATGTCTGAAATTTCATATTTCTCCATCCAGCACAgggcatgaaaaagaaaagaagaagaaattaagaataatCAAAGTCGCAGGAGCCTGCCGCGGAGCAGCAGCGGGAGGAGGTCTCGAGCACCTTTGGTTGGTATTTCCCAGGACACATTTTGCTGAAAAGCGTCAGGGGGTTGGCCTGCTGGCAGCGGGATGTGAGCTGCTCAGAAGCCCGTGGCCACACGGTGCTTGGTGCAGGGCACAAGCACAGGCAGGAGtaagtgctgctgcagggcagggggggctgctgggaggtgagCGCTGCAGCCTTCAGGTGGGATGCAGCAAGGGCACGTGAGTGCACTGTGCTGGGGTCTGGGGCATCCTTGCAGCCCTCGCTCAGCACAGGCTGCCAGGCTTGGCCCCAGAGATTAGTCCCTGGGTTAGTGCCTGACcgcttcccttcctcccccagacTTGTACCGCCGGGCGATGCTGGCTCTCAAGATGcggcaggagcagaggaagcagcCGTCTGCCATCGCCCCCTGAGCGGGTGCAAGCTCCCAAGGACCCCGGGCTGTGTCGCAGTGGCTCTGGGACCTGCGGCTTGTGCAGAGCTCCTGGGGTGCTTGGCCAGGGCTGGCAGTCCTGGGCAGTGGGTCCTAGGCAGGAACAGCAGCGTTTCTGTCCTCTGCGTGACTTGAAAATCAGGATCTGCAGGAACGAGCCAAAAGTCCTTTTGTAAAAAGCCTCTCTGGCAGCCAGGCTGCAAACCCTCCTGAAAAGGTCAGGCACTTTCTGACCCTGCGTTAATATTCTGTGTAGGACTTGCTCTGAACACGACCGAGTCTGTAGAAGAGAGAAGATCAGAGCGAATATCCCAAAGGGAAAGCCCGTCTCTGAATTGGACACATGCCCAGGCAAAGCTGTCAGCACAGGTCGGGGGCTAACTCGGCCACTCGTtcagcccctgcctgctgcctgggcGAGTTGTTTCCTGCTGGTGAGGCCAGGAAGGCCGTCCAGGTGTGCCTTCCATCCCCAGCCAcaaccagcagcacagcatcagGAGCCTCCCCGCCTGGTGGAAGCTGGGGATGCCCGTGTCGTTTCTAAACCCTCCTGCGTCGCTGACAGCCGCGATGCAGGGCGGTTCCAGAGCTGTGCTCAGCTCGGGGCTGAACCAGGACACGGAGCAGCACCTGCGTGCCACACAACCCGCCTGGGCAGAGCTGCGCTCTCACCGGGACTTCGATGTGCCGGAGCACCGTGCTGCCCTGCtccggcagccccggggctggcacGTGTGCGAGGAAACGGctgccagagctgggagcaCCGCACATGAAGTCGCGGGTGCAACAGTTTTCCCTCCATGGCCGCAACAATGTGAGGACTTGAACTGTGCTCAGAAACTGAGCCGTGAGTCACCGCCGCTTCCCTGGTTGCTGGTTGACAGGCCATGCCTTCCAGGTCCAGGGCAAGAGATATCGCTACAGCCCTTCCTTCAGTTGGgctaaaaa contains these protein-coding regions:
- the ARL13A gene encoding LOW QUALITY PROTEIN: ADP-ribosylation factor-like protein 13A (The sequence of the model RefSeq protein was modified relative to this genomic sequence to represent the inferred CDS: inserted 2 bases in 1 codon), with the protein product MFQLFSHCWSWLQAIQEPIRKVTLLVVGLDNAGKSSVIMDIGRALACEVLPTAQPGQTRLRVDRFEVTLVDLPGGQRFAXWRSHYGTAHGLLFVLDSSDLARMEEARKALSRVLSHPDVSGKPLLLLANKQDVAAALLPCELIERLALERLVNENRSPCRIEPCAAAGPARSTLQGLRWLLRAAAERSPLLPATRSRWPTPAPGQPAAACPPAGTPRPEGGRPGRRGEDGGAPGHPPPPPPGGERKGSRRRKRKVKVRKKGPGQPSLAEEPDRAGGGVTAEPALLWGCWPPTGSGRRSLCPPDGCPPPSTGHEKEKKKKLRIIKVAGACRGAAAGGGLEHL